CAAACAACGGAGCCACCAACACAGGAACTGTCCGAAACCATGGACTCGTCGATAGCGACCCTCAAGCCCACCAGTGCACCATCAACCACCGTTGCAACGCAATACCTGACCATCGAGGCCAGCACCTACGTCGACCCAACCCCACCGACTCCAGACGGATCACAACCGCCATCCCGCACGCCCTCCAACGCCCGTCGCTCCTCGAATGCAACCTCACCAGCACCCTCCGATGGGGCATACGACTTTGACAAGCGGTATGTCAGCGAAGATGAACAGGAGCAAGGCgggagcagcagccgctctGAGATTCAGAGCATCATGGAGCAGTTCACTGGCGACGGCGGTGGTCCAGGCGCTGATGAGGTCATGTCACCGCGACTTGAGATTGCTGGACCTCTACTCGGAACGCCGCAGCAGCACCCCCCTAGAAAGTCGAGTCTTGAGCCGCTGGCGCCGAGCATCGCATCGCAGTTTCAAGATCTAAATGTGTCAAACTCTCCGCCATCTGCAGGAAAGGCCAAGGAGGTAGCagtggaggacgaggagcgaCCACCAGTGCCGCCCAAGGACATTACTATTCCCGACCCCGCGACGTCGCAAGACAGCCTTGGCGAGCAAGTGCTCTCGCCGACTGTATCGATGCACCgaccgcctccgccagaaCCTGACGAAGAGCCAGCCCTTCCGTTTGACTTTCACCGCTTCCTCGAACAGTTGCGGAATAAGAAGGCCGATCCTGTAGCCAGGTACCTGAAGTCATTTCTTTCCGAATTTGGAAAGCGGCAATGGATGGTTCACGAGCAAGTCAAGATTATTGGTGACTTCCTTGCTTTCATTGCCAACAAGATGGCACAGTGTGATGTTTGGCGTGAGGTTTCAGACGCCGAGTTCGACAACGCGCGCGAGGGCATGGAGAAGCTCGTCATGAACCGCCTCTACACTCAGACCTTCTCGCCTGCCATACCCCCGCCGCAGCCCATACCAGGGTCTAAGCCAAACAGGAAGCGAGGCGGTGAAAGGCCGATGGGTCCGGGAAGGAGAGGTCAGCATCAGGAGGATGTGGAAAGAGACGAGATTTTGGCGCAAAAGATCAAGATATACGGTTGGGTGAGGGAAGAACACTTGGACATACCCCCGATCGCCGAGAGTGGACGGAGGTTCTTGAAGCTTGCGCAGCAGGAGCTACTCAAGATATCAACATATCGAGCACCACGTGATAAGATAATATGTGTTTTGAACTGCTGCAAGGTTATATTCGGTACGTATATTTATCTCTGGTGTGCTGAAGTGGGATAGTCGGATAAGACTTTTAACCTTTGCCACAGGACTGCTCAAACACTCCAAGTCGGATTCATCCGCCGACTCCTTTATGCCACTACTCATCTACGTCGTCCTTCAAGCCAACCCTGATCATCTGGTATCCAACGTGCAGTACATATTACGATTCAGGAACCAAGAGAAACTGGGTGGCGAGGCTGGATACTATCTTTCATCACTAGTACGTCCCATGAACTGCCTATTGTGGTTCCGTACTCTACAAAACAAAACTGACAACCAAATCTGAAAACAATAGATGGGCGCGGTTCAGTTCGTGGAAAATATGGACCGTACAACCCTGACCATCACTGACAACGAGTTTGAGCAAAATGTCGAAAGGGCAGTTATGGAAATCGCGGAGAAGCACCCGCCGCAGTCACCACCCCTCCCACCCTCAC
The Pyricularia oryzae 70-15 chromosome 1, whole genome shotgun sequence DNA segment above includes these coding regions:
- a CDS encoding vacuolar protein sorting-associated protein 9 — translated: MAPRDENQTNGQVEDLIDLNEAPSLSATEVVKDKTVTEPRQTTEPPTQELSETMDSSIATLKPTSAPSTTVATQYLTIEASTYVDPTPPTPDGSQPPSRTPSNARRSSNATSPAPSDGAYDFDKRYVSEDEQEQGGSSSRSEIQSIMEQFTGDGGGPGADEVMSPRLEIAGPLLGTPQQHPPRKSSLEPLAPSIASQFQDLNVSNSPPSAGKAKEVAVEDEERPPVPPKDITIPDPATSQDSLGEQVLSPTVSMHRPPPPEPDEEPALPFDFHRFLEQLRNKKADPVARYLKSFLSEFGKRQWMVHEQVKIIGDFLAFIANKMAQCDVWREVSDAEFDNAREGMEKLVMNRLYTQTFSPAIPPPQPIPGSKPNRKRGGERPMGPGRRGQHQEDVERDEILAQKIKIYGWVREEHLDIPPIAESGRRFLKLAQQELLKISTYRAPRDKIICVLNCCKVIFGLLKHSKSDSSADSFMPLLIYVVLQANPDHLVSNVQYILRFRNQEKLGGEAGYYLSSLMGAVQFVENMDRTTLTITDNEFEQNVERAVMEIAEKHPPQSPPLPPSQSEKPQYHSHHNNHYNAGESSSTSARPSLDIISDGNRPGTPRRSTDGGESSDLEKEAPISGLLRSIQRPLSHIGRMFTEDPTPVSGPSRGSPVHTPQPRRSEEAPGQQQQKVRQHLSAEEAAARQASAEAAEAQRLHRAEHANIVETLAGMFPDLDRDIISDVVYQKEGRVGLAVDACLALSA